In Arachis stenosperma cultivar V10309 chromosome 1, arast.V10309.gnm1.PFL2, whole genome shotgun sequence, one DNA window encodes the following:
- the LOC130960689 gene encoding AT-hook motif nuclear-localized protein 24-like: MDPITTSSSQGRSLPPPFNTPRDLQLHHFSKKETDTETGEESEITRRPRGRPAGSKNKPKPPIIITRDSANALRTHVMEVADGCDIVESVSAFTRRRQRGVCIMSGTGTVANVTLRQPASSNAVVMLQGRFEILSLAGSFLPAPAPPEASRLTIYLAGGQGQVVGGSVVGTLVASGIVVIMAASFGNAAYEKLPLEEDDNNGDAARLALQEGVSSSMDSPGASSSVQHQQQHYSSQTQLLRDVTATHQLFHHAGLVNAPNIVGSSVHHQMPSDQDFWASGRPPF, from the coding sequence ATGGATCCAATTACAACATCATCTTCACAAGGGCGTTCTCTTCCCCCTCCTTTCAACACACCAAGAGATCTCCAACTTCATCACTTTTCCAAGAAGGAGACAGACACAGAAACAGGCGAAGAATCTGAAATAACAAGAAGGCCACGCGGTAGACCCGCGGGATCCAAGAACAAGCCAAAACCACCCATCATCATCACGCGCGACAGCGCCAACGCGCTCCGCACGCACGTCATGGAAGTGGCAGACGGCTGCGACATCGTCGAGAGCGTCTCCGCCTTCACGCGGAGGCGCCAAAGGGGCGTGTGCATCATGAGTGGCACCGGCACGGTGGCCAACGTCACTCTCCGCCAACCGGCTTCAAGCAACGCGGTCGTGATGCTCCAAGGGAGGTTCGAGATCTTGTCACTGGCGGGGTCGTTCCTGCCGGCGCCGGCTCCACCGGAAGCGTCACGGTTGACGATATACTTGGCCGGGGGGCAAGGGCAGGTGGTGGGAGGGAGTGTTGTTGGGACTCTGGTGGCTTCGGGGATTGTAGTGATCATGGCTGCTTCTTTTGGTAACGCTGCTTATGAGAAGCTTCCGTTGGAGGAAGATGACAACAATGGTGATGCTGCCAGGTTGGCACTGCAAGAAGGGGTTTCTTCTTCCATGGATTCCCCTGGGGCTAGTAGTAGTGTTCAGCATCAGCAGCAACATTATTCTTCACAAACACAGCTTTTGAGGGATGTAACTGCAACTCATCAACTTTTCCATCATGCTGGTTTGGTCAACGCTCCTAATATTGTGGGTTCTTCCGTTCATCATCAGATGCCTTCTGATCAAGATTTTTGGGCTTCTGGGCGCCCTCCATTCTGA